The following proteins are encoded in a genomic region of [Eubacterium] hominis:
- a CDS encoding rod shape-determining protein MreD, with protein MTHAVFVFICFILDEILMVLFPGSYLLNDLLFIANLGFCAMILTIRKFDFLDSVLFAVLWGMYYDFFCANTFLVYAIVYGIVACLLRLWSKHMTETLIESLVLCIVTIFAKDLLVYFYMYFQRVTALTFLEWAERFELLTLLANAILVMIIVFLMRIKDDYLFMKEKRIRRSEKVEWFRLKSKD; from the coding sequence TTGACGCATGCAGTATTTGTATTCATCTGTTTTATACTGGATGAAATATTGATGGTATTGTTTCCTGGCAGTTATCTGTTGAATGATTTGTTGTTTATCGCAAACCTTGGCTTTTGCGCCATGATTCTGACAATTCGTAAATTTGATTTCTTAGACTCTGTATTATTTGCTGTTTTATGGGGGATGTATTATGACTTCTTCTGCGCAAATACATTCTTGGTATATGCCATTGTCTATGGTATTGTCGCATGTTTATTGCGTTTATGGAGTAAACATATGACAGAAACATTAATTGAATCCTTAGTATTATGTATTGTGACAATTTTCGCCAAAGATCTTTTGGTATACTTTTATATGTATTTCCAAAGAGTGACAGCACTTACGTTTCTGGAATGGGCAGAACGCTTTGAATTGTTAACGCTGTTAGCGAATGCAATTCTGGTTATGATCATCGTTTTCCTAATGAGAATCAAAGATGATTATCTGTTTATGAAAGAAAAACGGATAAGAAGGAGCGAAAAGGTCGAATGGTTCAGATTAAAATCAAAGGATTAA
- the minD gene encoding septum site-determining protein MinD gives MGEIIAVASGKGGVGKSSIVLNLGEMLGNMDKKVCLIDMDLGLKNLDYMMGLENRVLYDLKDVMEGHCSLRKAMLQDKYCRNVYLIPACKSVQIHDFSKEQLKLIVEELAGQFDYVFLDAPAGIEKGFACSMYCVDQVIVVTTLDVTALQDADRIIGILMQEGKEEISFLVNRYSPKAIEKKIAIPLEDAKRWLAVEFLGYVFEDEEMRRAGNIGKPAVIKRNQPVYECFMAIAKRLQGEYVNLPKLHKESFLSKLFG, from the coding sequence ATGGGAGAAATCATTGCCGTTGCATCAGGAAAAGGCGGGGTTGGAAAAAGCAGTATCGTATTGAATCTTGGTGAAATGCTGGGAAACATGGATAAGAAAGTATGTTTGATTGATATGGATCTGGGATTAAAAAATCTGGATTATATGATGGGACTTGAAAATCGGGTATTATACGATTTAAAAGATGTCATGGAAGGGCATTGCTCCTTACGGAAAGCGATGCTGCAGGATAAGTATTGTAGAAATGTTTATCTGATTCCTGCCTGTAAAAGTGTTCAGATTCATGATTTTTCAAAGGAACAGTTGAAATTGATTGTAGAGGAGTTGGCAGGACAGTTTGATTATGTGTTCTTAGATGCCCCAGCAGGTATTGAAAAAGGTTTTGCATGTTCCATGTATTGTGTTGATCAAGTCATTGTTGTGACGACACTGGATGTGACAGCGTTACAGGATGCTGATCGCATCATCGGTATTTTGATGCAGGAGGGAAAAGAAGAAATATCCTTTCTTGTGAATCGTTATTCACCCAAAGCCATAGAAAAAAAGATTGCGATTCCTTTAGAAGATGCGAAACGCTGGCTGGCGGTTGAATTTTTAGGATATGTATTTGAAGATGAAGAAATGCGAAGAGCAGGGAATATTGGAAAGCCAGCAGTTATCAAACGCAATCAGCCTGTTTATGAATGTTTTATGGCAATTGCAAAACGCTTACAGGGCGAATATGTAAATCTGCCAAAGCTTCATAAGGAAAGCTTTCTTTCAAAACTGTTTGGCTGA
- a CDS encoding AI-2E family transporter, whose protein sequence is MFKKLLQKFDDHCSLYVLLKIIGVLMILYLLIRTQSVWGSWASMLVSIMTPFVTGFVIAYIMSPLVEFLKKKGIPKNFSILAIWVLLIILIIVLIVMLIPALYTKVNSFIMSIIEGVQWISNKIKEVGNFKDFSVVNSIQDSIIKLLEGYDDWLPQLLGNLPNWMTMVLDYLTNILFTIIIAIYMMFDFKRIKNYIKKGIRFFFPHCDHYLTKMDEDVYVYIKSLIILVFIRLIEYCAFYFLVGHPDWLIIGIISALGTIVPYIGGTIANAIGLLTGLTLPTPNLIALLIGILILSNVDNYVISPIVHEKRSSLGPLLTIFVIFAGGVIYGPIGIMLSVPVTIMIKTGMVIYKQEHKDDIENP, encoded by the coding sequence ATGTTTAAGAAACTACTACAAAAATTTGACGACCATTGTTCCTTATACGTACTGTTAAAAATCATTGGTGTTCTGATGATTCTTTATCTGTTGATACGTACGCAAAGCGTATGGGGAAGCTGGGCTTCGATGCTTGTTTCTATCATGACTCCGTTTGTGACTGGCTTTGTGATTGCGTATATCATGAGCCCGCTGGTGGAATTTTTGAAAAAGAAAGGGATACCGAAAAACTTTTCAATATTAGCCATCTGGGTCTTATTGATCATATTAATTATCGTATTGATCGTGATGCTGATACCAGCACTGTATACAAAAGTGAATTCCTTTATTATGAGTATTATAGAAGGGGTACAGTGGATCAGTAATAAAATCAAAGAAGTTGGAAACTTTAAAGATTTTTCGGTTGTGAATTCTATTCAGGATAGTATTATCAAACTATTGGAGGGCTATGATGACTGGCTGCCACAGCTGCTTGGCAATCTGCCAAACTGGATGACGATGGTATTGGATTACTTAACGAATATCCTGTTTACGATCATTATCGCAATTTATATGATGTTTGATTTTAAACGTATTAAGAACTACATAAAAAAAGGCATTCGTTTCTTCTTCCCTCATTGTGATCATTATCTTACCAAGATGGATGAGGATGTGTATGTATATATCAAATCTTTGATTATACTGGTATTTATCCGATTGATTGAATATTGCGCATTTTATTTTCTGGTGGGACATCCCGACTGGCTGATTATTGGTATCATATCTGCCCTTGGTACGATTGTTCCATATATTGGTGGAACGATTGCCAATGCCATTGGTTTATTGACAGGGTTGACCCTTCCAACACCAAATCTGATTGCGTTATTGATTGGTATTTTGATTTTAAGTAACGTGGATAACTATGTCATTTCCCCCATCGTACATGAAAAACGAAGCTCACTTGGACCATTGCTTACAATCTTTGTGATATTTGCGGGTGGTGTGATTTATGGACCAATTGGCATCATGTTGTCCGTACCGGTTACGATAATGATCAAAACAGGAATGGTAATTTATAAACAGGAACATAAAGACGATATTGAGAATCCTTAA
- a CDS encoding peptidoglycan DD-metalloendopeptidase family protein, with the protein MDDLHKVRRRIAQRRIGFEEEEHRKGPHIFRFLYHTVMLMMFVCVAVLALLLNEKLHLVEMPAFMKELHLEELSSWLPLEDFLELKDQSVSSPVSYTKVKEDTYRNDTNTVNNLYDGVVLHIQKMENQDVSIVMKQDNGVVTTYEGVKDVSVKENERILKDKVLGTYQDQIMISFMKDNRKLDMHEATQD; encoded by the coding sequence GTGGATGATCTGCATAAAGTGAGAAGAAGAATTGCCCAGCGAAGAATTGGATTTGAAGAAGAGGAACATAGGAAGGGTCCGCATATATTTCGCTTTTTATATCATACAGTGATGTTGATGATGTTTGTATGTGTGGCGGTGTTAGCGTTATTATTGAATGAGAAATTACATCTGGTTGAAATGCCTGCATTTATGAAAGAACTACATTTAGAAGAGCTGTCATCATGGTTGCCGTTAGAAGATTTTCTTGAGTTGAAAGATCAAAGTGTCAGCTCGCCTGTTTCTTATACCAAAGTGAAAGAAGATACGTATCGTAACGATACCAATACGGTGAATAACCTGTATGATGGTGTGGTATTGCATATTCAGAAAATGGAAAATCAGGATGTTAGTATCGTGATGAAACAGGATAATGGAGTTGTGACCACATATGAAGGGGTAAAAGATGTCAGTGTCAAAGAAAATGAACGTATCTTAAAAGATAAGGTGTTAGGGACTTATCAAGATCAAATCATGATCAGCTTTATGAAAGATAATCGCAAGCTGGATATGCATGAAGCTACGCAAGATTAA
- a CDS encoding site-2 protease family protein, translating into MKLRKIKVSWLWIPFLFLCAWLPVYKILCFIFLIMSMHEGAHVFIAYLFHYPIRKIIIYPFGLCAIIESIGYRSGLKDLCVLIAGPLTHLFEPVLLYLFVGTHIISYTFYEYLCLMNASILVFNMLPIYPLDGGRILELCLQLFFRYETAARLLHVLSIIWLLMLGYFQILHGISAMMVIVLLVMENIMAYYTIRYRKLVFYRYRRRHPVSYPVRMNKGHDLYRFSYNVMYVHGAWMEEEKWLSIFRL; encoded by the coding sequence ATGAAGCTACGCAAGATTAAGGTTTCCTGGTTATGGATACCTTTTCTTTTCTTGTGTGCATGGCTGCCGGTTTATAAAATACTGTGTTTTATCTTTTTGATCATGAGCATGCATGAAGGCGCACATGTATTCATCGCATATCTGTTTCATTATCCCATACGAAAAATCATTATATATCCATTTGGCCTATGTGCCATCATAGAATCCATTGGCTATCGAAGTGGCTTAAAGGATCTTTGTGTCCTTATCGCAGGCCCTCTAACACACCTTTTTGAACCGGTATTATTATATCTTTTTGTAGGTACCCATATCATTTCCTATACCTTTTACGAGTATTTATGTCTGATGAATGCTTCGATACTGGTTTTTAATATGCTGCCAATTTATCCTTTGGATGGTGGACGGATATTAGAGTTATGTTTACAGCTTTTCTTTCGTTATGAAACAGCTGCCCGCTTATTGCATGTGCTATCAATCATATGGCTGTTGATGTTAGGATACTTTCAGATACTACATGGCATCAGTGCCATGATGGTGATTGTCTTATTGGTTATGGAAAACATCATGGCATACTACACCATCAGATATCGTAAATTGGTATTCTATCGCTATCGCAGAAGGCATCCTGTTTCTTATCCAGTACGCATGAATAAAGGACATGATTTATATCGCTTTTCCTATAATGTGATGTATGTGCATGGCGCATGGATGGAGGAGGAAAAATGGCTATCGATTTTTCGATTATGA
- a CDS encoding zinc ABC transporter substrate-binding protein: MKKLQSFLVIMLCALFLSGCSEEHPKVATTIYPLTYLVDRIAGNYVEVENISTDTLVQRAQLKEDYKKTLKNSDILFYIGGLEPYMDIYYDDIRSTKVNMVNLETKSAVYKFERYTTTTINGITTGVEAPYYDGDAFKMLDLYDSDPMLWMDPVAMTSMAHDICTSLSNQYPEYKKIFQSNYKKLEVDLARLDADYQKIPEEHMQISFVSMTPSFGIWQKSYGVNVYPVCLSKYGALPTKDQLEAIKSRIRADKVRYMVLEQNLPEDMAKLQQQLIDELGLTPINMSNLSSISESDQKATKDYLTIMYENLKMLENMAS; the protein is encoded by the coding sequence ATGAAAAAACTTCAATCTTTTCTTGTCATCATGTTATGTGCGTTATTTCTTAGCGGATGCAGTGAAGAACACCCAAAGGTTGCCACAACCATTTATCCATTAACTTATCTTGTGGATCGTATCGCAGGCAATTATGTAGAGGTGGAAAATATCAGTACAGATACATTGGTACAACGTGCACAACTGAAAGAAGATTATAAAAAAACATTAAAAAACAGCGATATTTTGTTTTATATTGGTGGATTAGAACCATATATGGATATCTATTATGATGATATCCGTTCCACAAAAGTAAATATGGTCAATCTGGAAACAAAGAGTGCCGTATATAAATTTGAACGTTATACAACGACAACCATCAATGGTATTACCACAGGGGTGGAAGCACCTTATTATGATGGGGATGCGTTCAAAATGCTGGATTTATATGATTCCGACCCAATGCTTTGGATGGATCCAGTCGCTATGACTTCTATGGCACATGATATTTGTACATCTTTGAGTAACCAATATCCGGAATATAAAAAAATATTTCAGTCTAATTATAAAAAACTGGAAGTAGATCTGGCACGTTTGGATGCGGATTATCAAAAGATACCGGAAGAACATATGCAGATTTCTTTTGTGTCCATGACGCCAAGTTTCGGCATTTGGCAGAAATCCTATGGTGTCAATGTATATCCTGTATGTTTAAGTAAATATGGGGCATTGCCTACCAAAGATCAGTTAGAAGCAATCAAGAGCCGTATTCGTGCAGATAAAGTACGTTATATGGTGCTGGAACAAAATTTACCAGAAGACATGGCCAAGTTACAGCAGCAGCTGATTGATGAATTAGGATTAACACCTATTAATATGAGCAATCTGTCTAGTATCAGTGAATCAGATCAGAAAGCTACCAAAGATTATCTTACAATTATGTATGAAAATTTGAAAATGCTGGAAAATATGGCTTCATAA
- the polA gene encoding DNA polymerase I has translation MKNLLLIDGNSMLFRAYYATLYGRMMKTSNGIPTNAVYGFITMINKALDMVKPDAVFVAWDAGKPTFRHETYTEYKGTRKQLDQELIVQFPIAREYLDSYGITRYECEGIEADDIIGSLAKKYPDVNIHILSSDRDLLQLIDPTTDVYLMKKGITEMEVMNEEKLMETMGIKPCQIIDLKALMGDSADNIPGVKGIGEKTALKLLNEYETVDNVYEHIDEIKGKLKEKLVTDKEKAFLSKYLATIKTDADIPFTIDEIAMPQPGDTLHDFYVKYEMNSFAKATMNTDKVEKHSTREVVHIISKDLLCDDSVVYADVDNEAYYDAQLYGFAIGNETKNEYITLSDALQDEAFLQYIKEDNHMAVYDAKNFYHTCHKNNIPCGNIAFDIMIAAFLVDGTISDYDKLQEKYNFDRSIRKEDVYGKRGKPKLVDEQQQQNYALMQVDDLSDLIKPLKDELNKMEMMDLFMNIEMPLTRVLYAMEKEGVYTSLQTLDEIAAATAKKIDDLSRQIYEMAGMEFNINSPKQLAVILYDELGLKAGKKRSTAADVLEKLIHVHPIIPLLLEHRKYQKIYSTYAVGLSKHIQSDGKIHTIFNQIQTQTGRLSSSEPNLQNISVRDEEGKEIRKAFVASPNHVLLSADYSQIELRMLAHMANEEQMIDAFNHGIDIHTKTAMQIFDVDHDAVTSNMRRSAKTVNFGIVYGQSDFGLSEQLGISRKEAHSFIEKYFASYPAIKTFMDATIAYCEENGYVKTIFNRRRYIPEISDKNYMMREFGKRAAMNAPIQGSAADLIKMAMISIYDTMQKRGVKSRMILQIHDELIFDVCEDEIELMKELVEDGMQNIMKLKVPLIAEASIGKNWYEAK, from the coding sequence ATGAAAAATCTATTATTAATTGACGGAAATTCCATGTTGTTTCGTGCTTACTATGCGACATTATATGGAAGAATGATGAAAACCAGCAATGGGATCCCTACCAATGCGGTATATGGTTTTATCACCATGATCAATAAAGCACTGGATATGGTAAAACCAGATGCAGTATTTGTGGCATGGGATGCTGGAAAACCAACCTTCCGTCATGAAACATATACAGAATATAAAGGGACAAGAAAACAACTGGATCAGGAATTGATCGTACAGTTTCCAATTGCCCGTGAATACTTAGATAGTTATGGTATCACTCGCTATGAATGTGAAGGCATTGAGGCAGATGATATCATAGGCTCACTTGCGAAAAAATATCCGGATGTAAATATCCATATCCTTTCCAGTGATCGTGACTTATTACAGCTGATTGATCCTACCACAGATGTTTATCTGATGAAAAAAGGAATCACGGAAATGGAAGTCATGAACGAAGAAAAATTAATGGAAACCATGGGCATTAAGCCATGTCAGATCATTGATCTAAAAGCGTTGATGGGAGATAGTGCAGATAATATTCCAGGTGTTAAGGGAATTGGTGAAAAAACAGCATTAAAACTGTTGAATGAATATGAAACAGTAGATAATGTATATGAACACATTGATGAAATTAAAGGCAAGCTGAAAGAAAAACTGGTAACCGATAAAGAAAAAGCATTTTTATCAAAATATCTTGCGACAATCAAAACGGATGCGGATATTCCATTTACCATCGATGAAATCGCAATGCCACAACCAGGCGATACCTTGCATGATTTTTATGTAAAATATGAAATGAACAGCTTTGCGAAAGCTACTATGAATACCGATAAAGTAGAAAAACATAGTACACGGGAAGTTGTACATATCATTAGTAAAGATTTATTATGCGATGATTCCGTTGTCTATGCGGATGTCGACAATGAAGCCTATTATGATGCACAATTATATGGCTTCGCCATTGGAAATGAAACGAAAAACGAATACATCACCTTATCGGATGCTTTACAAGATGAAGCTTTCTTACAATATATCAAAGAAGATAATCATATGGCGGTCTATGATGCAAAGAATTTCTATCATACCTGTCATAAAAATAATATCCCATGTGGCAATATTGCATTTGATATCATGATTGCGGCATTCTTAGTAGATGGAACGATTTCAGATTATGATAAGCTGCAGGAGAAATATAACTTTGATCGCAGTATTCGTAAAGAAGATGTATATGGCAAACGTGGCAAACCAAAACTGGTTGATGAGCAACAGCAACAAAACTATGCGCTGATGCAGGTAGATGATCTATCAGATCTGATTAAGCCGTTAAAAGATGAATTGAATAAAATGGAAATGATGGATCTGTTTATGAATATTGAAATGCCATTAACACGTGTGTTATATGCGATGGAAAAAGAAGGCGTTTATACAAGTTTGCAAACATTAGATGAAATCGCTGCGGCAACCGCAAAGAAAATTGATGATTTAAGCAGACAGATTTATGAAATGGCAGGTATGGAATTTAATATCAATTCCCCAAAACAGCTGGCAGTCATCTTATATGATGAATTAGGCTTAAAAGCCGGCAAGAAACGCAGTACTGCCGCAGATGTATTAGAGAAACTGATTCATGTACATCCTATCATTCCATTACTGCTGGAGCATCGGAAATATCAGAAAATTTATAGTACCTATGCAGTTGGATTGAGTAAACATATCCAAAGCGATGGAAAAATCCATACGATTTTTAATCAGATACAGACCCAGACAGGGCGTTTATCCAGTAGTGAACCAAATCTTCAAAACATCAGTGTTCGTGATGAAGAAGGCAAAGAAATACGTAAAGCATTTGTGGCCAGTCCCAACCATGTATTGTTAAGTGCGGACTATTCACAAATTGAATTAAGAATGTTAGCACATATGGCAAATGAGGAACAGATGATTGATGCCTTTAATCATGGTATTGATATTCATACCAAAACAGCCATGCAGATTTTTGATGTTGACCATGATGCGGTAACTTCCAACATGCGAAGAAGCGCAAAAACAGTTAATTTTGGTATCGTGTATGGACAAAGTGATTTCGGCTTAAGTGAACAGCTGGGTATATCCAGAAAAGAAGCACACAGCTTTATTGAAAAATACTTTGCGTCTTATCCAGCCATCAAAACCTTTATGGATGCGACAATTGCCTATTGTGAAGAAAATGGCTATGTAAAAACTATCTTTAATCGAAGAAGATATATTCCAGAAATCAGCGATAAGAATTATATGATGCGTGAATTTGGAAAACGCGCTGCCATGAATGCTCCTATCCAGGGAAGTGCTGCTGATTTGATCAAGATGGCAATGATTTCTATTTATGACACCATGCAGAAACGGGGCGTGAAATCACGCATGATCTTACAGATTCATGATGAATTGATCTTTGATGTATGTGAGGATGAAATCGAATTAATGAAAGAACTGGTAGAAGATGGTATGCAGAATATCATGAAGCTGAAGGTTCCTTTGATTGCGGAAGCAAGCATAGGCAAGAACTGGTATGAGGCAAAATAA
- the mutM gene encoding DNA-formamidopyrimidine glycosylase has product MPELPEVETVLRTLEHQLNHPVIENVEVYWTRIIAYPDVDTFIKQIKGRKILAYERYGKFLIFDLDDMVWIVHLRMEGKFYVQRPSEAYDKHTHVIFTLDDGRQLRYHDTRKFGRMWLYPKTDEQRYPCFEKFGYDVFDERLTSDYLYHRLHHKKTALKAVLLDQSIMCGIGNIYADEICFAMKMHPETMINHLRKKDFEELIYQTRRIMNGAIRSGGTTIRSYTSSLGVDGRFQLKLKVHAKKGEKCSVCGTEIKKIQVAQRGTCYCPVCQKRK; this is encoded by the coding sequence ATGCCAGAACTTCCTGAAGTAGAAACCGTTCTTCGTACCTTAGAGCATCAGTTGAATCATCCCGTTATTGAAAATGTAGAAGTCTATTGGACACGTATCATCGCCTATCCTGATGTTGATACTTTTATAAAACAAATCAAAGGCAGAAAAATACTGGCATATGAACGCTATGGAAAGTTTCTTATCTTTGATTTAGATGATATGGTATGGATCGTTCATTTGCGTATGGAAGGTAAATTCTATGTACAACGACCATCTGAGGCATACGATAAACATACGCATGTGATATTTACCTTAGATGATGGGCGGCAATTACGATATCATGATACACGTAAATTCGGCAGAATGTGGCTGTATCCTAAAACAGATGAGCAACGATATCCCTGTTTTGAGAAATTTGGCTATGATGTATTTGATGAACGATTAACCTCAGATTATCTGTATCACCGCCTGCATCATAAAAAAACAGCCTTAAAAGCTGTTTTGTTAGATCAAAGTATTATGTGTGGTATTGGTAATATCTATGCGGATGAAATATGTTTTGCGATGAAGATGCATCCAGAAACTATGATCAATCATTTGCGTAAAAAAGATTTTGAAGAATTGATCTATCAAACAAGAAGAATCATGAATGGTGCCATCCGTTCTGGTGGAACAACCATTCGTTCCTATACATCCTCCTTAGGGGTGGATGGAAGATTTCAGTTGAAACTGAAAGTACATGCGAAAAAAGGAGAAAAGTGCAGTGTCTGTGGCACGGAAATCAAAAAGATCCAAGTCGCACAGCGAGGAACGTGCTACTGTCCTGTATGTCAGAAAAGGAAATGA
- a CDS encoding dephospho-CoA kinase, whose product MKKIGLTGVMGAGKSSVIEILKEADVTVLDCDAINADLLKKGNKGYQRLVEVFSDDILNEQKELDKQKMSDLIFSDPIKKKQAEGILHPLIKEEISNCLDTLKNQKLAVVEVPLLFEVHWESFFDEIWVVAAERDIILQRLMMYRHVSQKEAIRRLDAQMPQEEKINKSDVVFWNNGDKKALKQQIHDILNKE is encoded by the coding sequence ATGAAAAAGATTGGATTAACAGGTGTGATGGGCGCTGGGAAATCCAGTGTAATCGAAATACTGAAAGAAGCAGATGTTACTGTATTAGATTGTGATGCCATCAACGCCGACTTATTAAAAAAAGGAAACAAAGGATATCAAAGACTGGTAGAAGTATTCTCTGATGATATTTTAAATGAACAAAAAGAATTAGATAAACAGAAAATGAGTGATCTGATATTCTCAGATCCGATAAAGAAAAAACAAGCAGAGGGTATTTTGCATCCTTTGATCAAAGAAGAAATCTCTAACTGTCTAGATACATTAAAAAATCAAAAGCTGGCAGTTGTAGAAGTACCATTACTATTTGAGGTACATTGGGAAAGCTTCTTTGATGAAATATGGGTTGTGGCAGCAGAACGTGATATCATCTTACAGCGCTTGATGATGTATCGCCATGTATCCCAAAAAGAGGCAATTAGACGATTAGATGCCCAGATGCCCCAGGAAGAAAAGATTAACAAAAGTGATGTCGTATTCTGGAATAATGGAGATAAAAAAGCTTTGAAACAGCAGATTCATGATATACTGAATAAAGAATAG
- a CDS encoding DnaD domain protein, translated as MLMKEDKCKIEICGEISNETLASFTMLYAPLIKQDAVTLYQTLLAIGTRHAKIKNHLLIANITGLSMEVIEKNRRILEQYLLMKTYYDALHNAYIYQVFMPKKGSEFLRHEVFGRLYMKEMGKQVYEFNKLCFAPAIEDKKGYQEITIPFENVLKEDWEDSQEELFKKMKPKQDILTQNDIPLSFNFDRFLTGYSTMIFPLKARSGENLHAIGELATIHGISEMEMRKLVSQCIDLKNGRLNLEALKKKCRNAKPVYEEKQQDPYGLPPVIFLQKKQRGVKVSHADKFLIENLITDFKMKPEVVNVLIEYVLETTNQRFTRNYVEKVAGVWVRLGIDTKEKALAQIEEEKQKGKPKPNVEKKQLPAWYHDQDSVQSNQQVDEEALEKMLKELEGEQHG; from the coding sequence ATGCTGATGAAGGAAGATAAATGCAAAATAGAAATCTGTGGGGAAATCAGCAATGAAACACTTGCATCATTTACCATGCTGTATGCCCCCCTTATCAAACAGGATGCAGTTACTCTGTATCAGACCCTGCTTGCCATCGGCACCCGCCATGCGAAAATAAAAAACCATTTGTTAATTGCCAATATCACTGGCTTAAGCATGGAAGTCATAGAAAAAAATAGACGCATTCTAGAACAGTATCTGTTAATGAAAACCTATTATGACGCCTTACATAATGCTTATATCTATCAGGTGTTCATGCCTAAAAAAGGCAGTGAATTTCTGCGTCATGAAGTATTTGGCAGACTATATATGAAGGAAATGGGGAAACAGGTCTATGAATTCAATAAACTCTGTTTTGCCCCAGCCATCGAGGATAAAAAAGGCTATCAGGAAATCACGATTCCTTTTGAAAACGTATTAAAAGAAGATTGGGAGGATAGTCAGGAAGAACTGTTTAAAAAGATGAAACCAAAGCAGGATATCTTAACCCAAAATGATATCCCGCTCAGCTTTAATTTTGATCGGTTCTTAACTGGATATTCTACAATGATATTCCCTTTAAAGGCAAGAAGTGGAGAAAATCTGCATGCCATAGGGGAGCTTGCGACCATTCATGGCATATCAGAAATGGAAATGCGCAAGCTGGTTTCCCAATGTATCGATTTAAAAAATGGGCGGTTAAATCTGGAAGCGTTAAAGAAAAAATGCCGAAATGCCAAACCTGTCTATGAAGAAAAGCAACAAGATCCTTATGGGCTACCGCCAGTTATTTTCTTACAAAAGAAACAACGCGGTGTAAAAGTTAGTCATGCGGACAAGTTTTTAATAGAGAATTTGATCACAGATTTCAAGATGAAACCAGAAGTTGTGAATGTATTGATAGAATATGTATTAGAAACCACCAATCAGCGTTTTACCAGAAACTATGTAGAAAAAGTAGCTGGTGTATGGGTGCGCTTAGGTATAGATACCAAAGAAAAAGCATTGGCGCAGATAGAAGAAGAAAAGCAAAAAGGAAAACCGAAACCAAATGTCGAAAAGAAACAGTTGCCTGCATGGTATCATGATCAGGACAGTGTACAAAGCAATCAACAGGTGGATGAGGAAGCATTAGAAAAAATGTTGAAAGAACTGGAAGGTGAGCAGCATGGATAA